A window of the Canis lupus baileyi chromosome 1, mCanLup2.hap1, whole genome shotgun sequence genome harbors these coding sequences:
- the LOC140618399 gene encoding oligosaccharyltransferase complex subunit OSTC-like: METLYRVPFLVLECPNLKLKKPPWVHMPSATTVYALVVVSYFLITGGIIYDVIVEPPSVGSMTDEHGHQRPVAFLAYRVNGQYIMEGLASSFLFTMGGLGFIILDQSNAPNIPKLNRFLLLFIGFVCVLLSFFMARVFMRMKLPGYLMG; this comes from the coding sequence ATGGAGACCTTGTACCGCGTCCCGTTCTTAGTGCTCGAATGCCCCAACCTGAAGCTGAAGAAGCCGCCCTGGGTGCACATGCCGTCGGCCACGACGGTGTACGCTCTGGTGGTGGTGTCTTACTTCCTCATCACCGGAGGAATAATTTATGATGTTATTGTTGAACCTCCAAGTGTTGGTTCTATGACTGATGAACATGGACATCAGAGACCAGTAGCTTTCTTGGCCTACAGAGTAAATGGACAATATATTATGGAAGGACTTGCATCCAGCTTCCTGTTTACAATGGGAGGTCTAGGTTTCATAATCCTGGACCAATCGAATGCACCAAACATTCCAAAACTCAATAGATTTCTTCTTCTATTCATTGGATTCGTCTGTGTCCTATTGAGTTTTTTCATGGCTAGAGTATTCATGAGAATGAAACTGCCGGGCTACCTGATGGGTTAA